In Pseudomonas coleopterorum, the genomic window GAGGCCGGCGGCGTCCAGGTCGGATTGGCGGTCTTGGCGATGACCTTGGTCTGCGCAATGGGCGACCCCCACCCTTCCCGGCCTATCCCCAGTGGGTAGGTACGCACGACGTTCTCGCCCCTGGGGTAATAGTAGAGGCGATATTCGGCCAGGTTGATGACGATGCCTTCGCGCGGACCGGGAGGCAGAATGAAACGGGTCGGCAGGACGATCTGCGTGCCGGCACCCGGCAGCCAGGGATCGACACCGGGGTTGGCCGCAACCATTTCCAGGTAGCCAAGGTCGTTGGCGGTCGCGATATCGGCGAAGGTGTCTTCGTACTTGGCGGTGATGGTCTGCACCTGGCCAATGATGTCTTCACCCGGAGGCGGCAACGGGAATTCCAGCGCCATGACCGGCGCCGCAGCGAACGCGGCGGCCAGCGACAGGCAGCGAGTGAAGACGGAAAGGCTCGGCGGCATCCAGGAAATCCTTGATCGAACTGAACGGGACAATGCCGCGATTGTACGCGCAGTTGCCGGGCGCGTGTAGCCGAAGACCCTCGGCGCGCCGATCAGGGGATCGACTGCAACTCGGGCCACACCGGCCGCGTGCCTTTGCGCTGGGCGAACAGAATGGCCCGGCACAGTTTGCACAGGCGCTGATCGCGGAAGATCTGCTTGTGCACCTCCAGCCACCGCGGCTGGGCCGGCAGCAAGGTGCCGCACAGGGTGCGGTCCACCGAACCACCGAGCTCCAGCTGGCGCGCCACCAGATGCACCCGGCTTTCCTGGCAGGCGAACAGGTCCAGCTGATCGTCGGGTTCGATCAGTTGGTAGGCAAACAGGGACCAGGCGGGACGCGGCATCGGGGGCTCCAAACAGGGGGCGCCACATTAGCCGAAAGCCAGCATCCAGAAAAGCGTCAAAGCAACGGTTTGAGCGTCGGCCAGACGTTTTCCAGCAGTTTGCCCTGGGCACCGGCGGTGGGATGGACACCGTCGGCCTGCATCAATGTCGGAACGCCGCCAACCCCTTCGAGCAGGAACGGCACCAGGGCCACTTTTTTCTCGTCCGCGAGTGTTTGGTAGACCTGGGCGAATGCCTTGGTATACCGCGCGCCGTAGTTGGGCGGCAATTGCATGCCCAACAGCAGTACCTCGGCCCCGGCCTTGCGAGAGAGATCAATCATCGACGCAAGATTCTGTTGCAATTGCGCGACAGGCATCCCGCGCAGGCCATCGTTGCCGCCCAACTCCAGCAGCACCAGGTCCGGCTTGTGCGCTGCAAGCTGCGCGGGCAGCCGCGCCAAGCCATTGGCCGAGGTATCGCCGGTGATCGAGGCATTGACGACTTTGTCGTCGAAACCCTGCTGCGCCAGGCGTTTTTCGAGCAGTGCTACCCAGCCGGCGCGGGTATCCAGGCCGAAAGCCGCGCTGATACTATCGCCAACGATCAGGACGGTACCTGCCACTGCACTCTGGGCGGCCAACATCAGGCCCAGGCCAGCACTCATCAACCACATTCGCATCGGGACTCTCCATGGGCGCAAGCATTCTTACAGCGCGGAACCTTAGCAAAGTGGTCACCAGCGCGGAAGGTGAACTGACCATACTGCACGAACTCTCCCTGCAATTGGCGAAAGGCGACAGCCTGGCGATCGTCGGCGCCTCGGGTTCGGGCAAGTCCACCCTGCTCGGCCTGCTGGCCGGCCTCGACCTGCCCAGTGCGGGCAGCGTGACCCTGGCTGGCCAGGACCTCGGCACCCTCGACGAGGACCAGCGGGCTCGGGTGCGCGCCGAACACGTGGGGTTCGTGTTTCAGTCGTTCCAACTGCTGGACAGCCTCAATGCGTTGGAAAACGTGATGCTGCCGCTGGAGCTCGACGGCCGCAAGGATGCCCGGGAGCATGCGCGCAACCTCCTCGAACGGGTTGGCCTGGGCCAACGTCTGACACACTCGCCGCGCCAGCTCTCGGGCGGCGAACAACAGCGCGTGGCCATCGCCCGCGCCTTCGCTGCCGAACCCGACGTGCTGTTCGCCGACGAACCCACCGGCAACCTCGACAGCCATACCGGCGAGCGCATCAGTGACCTGCTGTTCGAACTGAACAAGGAACGCGGCACGACCTTGGTACTGGTAACCCACGACGAGCGTCTGGCGCATCGCTGCCAGCGTTTGATCCGCCTCGATGCCGGGCGCCTCGTCGCGCCTCTGGAGCCCTGATGGTCGGCTTGCCGATGTTCCGCCTGGTCGCCCTGGCCGCCCGGCAGTTGTTGCGTGACGCCCGCTCCGGCGAGCTGCGCGTACTGTTCTTTGCCCTGCTGGTGGCGGTCGCTGCCAGCACTGCGATCGGCTATTTCGGGGCGCGCCTCAATGGCGCGATGCAACTGCGCGCGACCGAGTTCCTTGGCGCCGACCTTATCCTGCAAGGCAGCAGCCCGGCCCGCCAGGAACAGATCGATGCAGGCACCCAGGCGGGGCTCGAGCATGCGCGCGTGGTCGAGTTCGCCAGCGTGATCGCCGCCGACAACGGCATCCAGTTGTCCAGCGTGAAGGCGGTCGATGAGGCGTACCCGTTGCGTGGCGAGCTCAAGAGCGCTGCGCAGCCCTATGGAGAGGAAACAGCCGGCGCAGGCCCGGCGCCCGGTGAGGCATGGGCAGAGTCACGCTTGCTGGCAGCGCTGAACCTCAAGGTTGGCGACACCCTGGATGTGGGCAGCAAGACCCTGCGCCTGGCACGCGTGCTGACCTATGAGCCGGACCGAGCCGGCAATTTCTACAGCCTGACGCCACGGGTGATGATCAACCTGCAGGACCTGGCCGCCACCAACGTGGTGCAGCCAGGCAGCCGAGTGACCTACCGCGAGCTCTGGCGTGGCACGCCCGAGCAACTGGCCAGCTATCAGCAGCGACTGGAGTCGGCGCTCGAGCCCAACCAGCGGCTGCGTGATTCCAAGGACAGCAACCAGCAGATCGGTGGCGCGCTGGGCAAGGCCGAACGCTATCTGAACATGGCCAGCCTGGTGGCGGTACTGCTGGCGGGCGTGGCGGTGGCCATGTCGGCCAGCCGCTTCGCCGCGCGACGTTTCGATGCCAGTGCCCTGCTGCGCTGCCTGGGCCTGTCACGCCGCCAAGTGATGCTGATGTTCTGCGTGCAACTGGCCCTGCTCGGTGTGCTGGCGTGCCTGAGCGGTGCGCTGATCGGCTGGTTGGCGCAACTGGTCCTGTTCCAGATGCTCCATGGCTTGTTGCCTGCCGTGGTTCCGGCCGGGGGCGTATTGCCCGCGTTGGCCGGCATCGGTACCGGGCTGGTCGCCTTGGCCGGGTTCGCCCTGCCACCGCTGGCAGCTTTGGGTGCGGTACCGCCGCTGCGCGTGCTGCGGCGCGACCTGCTGCCGGTGCCGACCAGCACCTGGCTGGTGTACGGCACTGCGCTGCTGGCGCTGGGCCTGATCATGTGGCGGTTGAGCCTGGACCTGGTCCTGACCTTCGCGCTGCTCGCCGGTGGCCTGCTGGCCGCGCTGATCCTGGGCGGCCTGTTGCTGCTGGGCCTGAAAAGCCTGCGCCGGCTGCTGGCCCGTTCCACCCTGCCCTGGCGTCTGGGGCTTGGGCAACTGCTTCGGCATCCGCTGGCTGCGGCTGGCCAGGCCCTGGCCTTCGGCCTGATTCTGCTGGCCATGACGCTGATCGCGCTGCTGCGTGGCGAGTTGCTGGACAACTGGCAGAACCAGTTGCCAAAGGATGCGCCGAACTATTTCGCCCTGAACATCCTGCCGGACGAGCGCGATGCCTTCGCCCGTCACCTGCAGGACGCCGGCGCCCGTGCGGCGCCCCTGTACCCGGTGATGCCGGGACGTCTGGTGGATATCAACGATGCGCCGGTGCAGGAACTGGTCGAGAAGGATTCCCGCGGTGAACGCGCGGTGCAACGGGACTTGAGCCTGACCTGGGCCGAACATCTGCCCAACGGCAATCGGATCACCGCCGGGCAGTGGTGGAGCGCTGCGCAGAACCAGGACCTGCCCGGCGTGTCGGTCGAGGAAGGCGTTGCGCAAAGCCTCAAGCTCAAGCTGGGCGACCGCTTGACGTTCAACATTGGCGGTTCCAATCGCGACGCTGTGGTCACCAGCCTGCGCACCGTGGACTGGAACAACTTCCAGCCCAACTTCTTCATGATCTTCCAGCCCGGCACCTTCGATGACCTGCCGACCACCTACCTGACCAGCTTCTACATCGCTCCTGGGCATGATTCACAGGTGGTCGAGCTGTCTCGCGCCTTCCCTGCGGCGACCATCCTGGGGGTCGAGGCACTGCTGGAACAGCTGCGCAGCATCCTGGCTCAGGTCACCCTGGCAGTGGAATACGTGCTGCTGTTCGTGCTTGCCGCGGGCATGGCCGTGTTGTTCTCCGGGCTGCAGGCGACACTGGACGAGCGCATTCGGCAGGGCGCACTGCTGCGAGCGCTGGGTGCCGAGCGGCGCCTGCTGGTCAAGGCACGGCGCATCGAGTTCGGTCTGCTGGGTGCCGCCAGCGGTGTGCTGGCGGCGTTGGGCAGCGAACTGATCAGCTTTGTGCTGTATCGCTATGCCTTCGACCTGGCCTGGACCCCGCACCCATGGTTGCTTTGCTTGCCGCTGATCGGCGCACTGCTGGTCGGTGGGGCGGGCGTCTTCGGCACCCGTCGAGCCCTCAATGCAAGCCCGTTGCAGGTACTCAGAGAAGGCTGATGTGCTACCCGCCGATCAGCGAAGGGTGATCAGCCCCTGCCGGGCGATGCGCACGGCATGGGCAATCACCTCACGGGCATCCTGCGCCGATGGTGCCTGGATCACGGCCAGTTCGAAGCTGTTGTCGGGCAAACCTTTCAAGGCGCTGTGCTGGTCGATGAAGCGAGCCACGAAAGCACCGGGCTTGCCACGACGGCGAGGCCAGCCATCAAGGCTGCGCAGCAGGTTCGGTTGGTGCTGGCCCACCAGCAGGATGCGCGGGTTGCGCAGGGAAGGACTCGCCGGGATCGGCGCCAAACAAACGATGGGACGGGGACAGTTCATGATGGTGTTCTCAGCCTCGACCGCTTCATGTGGGAGAGCTGGACAGCGGTGGGAGGCATCACCGAACCAGCGCTTTAGCGGTATTTCGAAGGCTCGCAAGAACCTCCAGGCGCCCCGCAAGTAGCTGTCTAAATCGGCGCATGAGGGGTAATCCTATTGAATCGGTCGGCAGGGTGTCAACCGCCTGGTGCACACCTCAGGCCGGCTTGTAGCGGATCTGATTGATATACCACAGCGCCTCGCCATCAGGGATCTGTACGACTATTTCGTCGCCTTCCTGCTTCTTCAGCAGCGCGCGGGCCATGGGTGAATCAATGGAGATATAGTCGTTGCGACCATAGATTTCGTCATAGCCGACGATACGAAAGGTCTTGGTCTCGCCTGCGTCGTTTTCGATCTCTACCCAAGCACCGAAGAACACCCGGCCTTCTTGTTCGGACGAATAATCGACGACCTTGACGTCTTCCAACCGTTTGCGCAGATAACGCACCCGACGGTCGATCTCACGCAGCAGCTTTTTGTTGTACTGGTAATCCGCGTTCTCACTGCGATCCCCCAAAGATGCAGCCCAAGCGACCTTCTGCGTGATCTCTGGCCGATAGACGCGCCACAGATGATCGAGCTCTGACCTCAGCGCCTCGTGCCCCTCACGCGTAATGATGTTCGTTGCCAATGCGGCCTCCGGCCAGACATAAAAGCGTAGCCTACAATAAACACCCTGCCCTGCCAGCAAGGCTCATGATTCAACGCGCCGACGCCAGCTTGCGCGCGCCTGGCTCCAGCGAATCGCGTTCGCGGGCGAACGCCAGGTAGTACTTGTTCACGCTGTTGACGTAGCTCACCGAGGCCATGCCCATCTGTTCCATGGCGATGCGCTCGGTCTGGAAGAACCATTGGTCGGGGTTGAGGCCACGGCGGCGGGCTTCCTTGCGCATGGCCTGCACCCGTTCAGGGCCCATGTTGTAGGCGGCCAGGGTGAAGGCCATGCGCTCACGCTCGTTGAGCTTGTTGCTGGAGAAGAATTTGCGGCGGATCATCGCCAAGTACTTGGCCCCGGCCTGGACGTTGTTGTCGACGTCCTGGATGTTGCCCACGCCTACCCGCCGGGCGGCCGAGGGGGTGATCTGCAGCAGGCCGGTGGCGCCGCCGCCCCCACGCGCCGCCGGGTCGAGCTTGGACTCCTTGAAGGCCAGCGCGGCGAGGTTGAGCCAGTCCATGTGTTGCTCGCGGGCGTGGCGCTGGAGGACCGGACGCAGTTTTTCCAGCCGCTGACGATCACTGCGGGCCAAGGGGTAGTGAACCCTGTACAGGCCACGGTAAACCTTGACGAACGCGGCGTCCTGATCGCTTGGCGCCTTGTAGGACGCCAGGAAGCGATCGACACTGGCGCCGAGCTGCGGTGCGTCGCGGCGCACGTACCAGCTTACCGAGCCGGGCGCGCTGAGGACCACGCGGCGGTCCACCCGCAGCCGTGGCATGACCTTGGCCCAGCGCTCGGCGATGGGCAATTCGACCACGGTCAGCGGGTAGATCCCGGCTTGGACCATCTCCAGCACGTCTTCAACGGCCAGGCTGGGGTCGACCCATTCGATGTCGATAGGCGCCAGTTTGCGCAAGGCCA contains:
- a CDS encoding arylesterase; its protein translation is MRMWLMSAGLGLMLAAQSAVAGTVLIVGDSISAAFGLDTRAGWVALLEKRLAQQGFDDKVVNASITGDTSANGLARLPAQLAAHKPDLVLLELGGNDGLRGMPVAQLQQNLASMIDLSRKAGAEVLLLGMQLPPNYGARYTKAFAQVYQTLADEKKVALVPFLLEGVGGVPTLMQADGVHPTAGAQGKLLENVWPTLKPLL
- a CDS encoding ABC transporter ATP-binding protein → MGASILTARNLSKVVTSAEGELTILHELSLQLAKGDSLAIVGASGSGKSTLLGLLAGLDLPSAGSVTLAGQDLGTLDEDQRARVRAEHVGFVFQSFQLLDSLNALENVMLPLELDGRKDAREHARNLLERVGLGQRLTHSPRQLSGGEQQRVAIARAFAAEPDVLFADEPTGNLDSHTGERISDLLFELNKERGTTLVLVTHDERLAHRCQRLIRLDAGRLVAPLEP
- a CDS encoding ABC transporter permease, giving the protein MVGLPMFRLVALAARQLLRDARSGELRVLFFALLVAVAASTAIGYFGARLNGAMQLRATEFLGADLILQGSSPARQEQIDAGTQAGLEHARVVEFASVIAADNGIQLSSVKAVDEAYPLRGELKSAAQPYGEETAGAGPAPGEAWAESRLLAALNLKVGDTLDVGSKTLRLARVLTYEPDRAGNFYSLTPRVMINLQDLAATNVVQPGSRVTYRELWRGTPEQLASYQQRLESALEPNQRLRDSKDSNQQIGGALGKAERYLNMASLVAVLLAGVAVAMSASRFAARRFDASALLRCLGLSRRQVMLMFCVQLALLGVLACLSGALIGWLAQLVLFQMLHGLLPAVVPAGGVLPALAGIGTGLVALAGFALPPLAALGAVPPLRVLRRDLLPVPTSTWLVYGTALLALGLIMWRLSLDLVLTFALLAGGLLAALILGGLLLLGLKSLRRLLARSTLPWRLGLGQLLRHPLAAAGQALAFGLILLAMTLIALLRGELLDNWQNQLPKDAPNYFALNILPDERDAFARHLQDAGARAAPLYPVMPGRLVDINDAPVQELVEKDSRGERAVQRDLSLTWAEHLPNGNRITAGQWWSAAQNQDLPGVSVEEGVAQSLKLKLGDRLTFNIGGSNRDAVVTSLRTVDWNNFQPNFFMIFQPGTFDDLPTTYLTSFYIAPGHDSQVVELSRAFPAATILGVEALLEQLRSILAQVTLAVEYVLLFVLAAGMAVLFSGLQATLDERIRQGALLRALGAERRLLVKARRIEFGLLGAASGVLAALGSELISFVLYRYAFDLAWTPHPWLLCLPLIGALLVGGAGVFGTRRALNASPLQVLREG
- the greB gene encoding transcription elongation factor GreB, with protein sequence MATNIITREGHEALRSELDHLWRVYRPEITQKVAWAASLGDRSENADYQYNKKLLREIDRRVRYLRKRLEDVKVVDYSSEQEGRVFFGAWVEIENDAGETKTFRIVGYDEIYGRNDYISIDSPMARALLKKQEGDEIVVQIPDGEALWYINQIRYKPA
- a CDS encoding transglycosylase SLT domain-containing protein yields the protein MGARSLIVMLCLVLGLPSAAAARPAGPPLAAHPAKVRDLAQIQSSRVLRVLVNQSRNSSGQVRGQAIGVEYHRLQAFQSFLNAHAGKGQALQLKIIPRAKEQLLGALQRGEGDLVAPGELMELHPASKVAASDAVIANVPFVLVSGKGGRRPVRVEQLAGKTLALPNGSAAGAAIERLNQKLALRKLAPIDIEWVDPSLAVEDVLEMVQAGIYPLTVVELPIAERWAKVMPRLRVDRRVVLSAPGSVSWYVRRDAPQLGASVDRFLASYKAPSDQDAAFVKVYRGLYRVHYPLARSDRQRLEKLRPVLQRHAREQHMDWLNLAALAFKESKLDPAARGGGGATGLLQITPSAARRVGVGNIQDVDNNVQAGAKYLAMIRRKFFSSNKLNERERMAFTLAAYNMGPERVQAMRKEARRRGLNPDQWFFQTERIAMEQMGMASVSYVNSVNKYYLAFARERDSLEPGARKLASAR